The nucleotide window ggAATTAATAAAAACTTCTTAAATTCAGGATAAAGACTGCTTTCCATAAACAGTTCCTCTCCCAGGCTAATGCACTAGCTAACTGTCAGCCTCCTTGAAGTTTCTTTCAATCTAACAAGTGCCATCCCAATCGAGTAGCCACGTGTCCCTgtcttttgagaaaaaaattaggagGAAAATTAAGGTGACGAATAACACTTACATGCCAAAACAGAATCACTTCCATTTTAATCGCCCTTCAAAACCAGAACTTAGTCTCAAACTATACAAGAACTAATGAATACTCAACTACTTTTTGCATTTGGATAGTAAGTTCTGTTTCACACTATGTAGAACAGAGCAGTGACTTTGCAAGGATGCAGAGGAAGGGGCCTGTTAGTGAGAGGACAACTTCTAAGACTGTTTTTTAGAATTTCCTAGCTTTTACCTATGATCCTATCTCATGCTTTCCTCTAtcagcccccaccccagcatgctttaaaagaaacaaccaaccaccaaaaaacacaaacacaaaacaaaaccaaccaccaaaaaacacaTCAACACAAATTTCAGCAGCAGTTGCCTACTAGAAAATAATTCCAAACCCAGACTTGTTAGTGAAACTGGCATTTGTACTTTAAAATGGGAAGCAGGAATTGTTAGCACAGCATTTCTTACAAGAACAGATAACATGACTGTACTCAGTGATGCATTAAACAAATTTCATCCTcgtttttcaaaaaaagaaaatcccaataGAAAGTGGCATGGACATAGAACAAGAAATAGAGGGTTCCAAAAGCAAGATACTGGTGCAACAGTAAATGGATCTATGACCTTTGTATTTCTACTTCTCCGAGttctctccatcagtaaaaaccACTATGCAAACAGAGACATACTTGTCTGTGGCTAAAAACTTTTCTAAGCAGCAGCTAGTAAAAACAACCTCAAACACCTACTCCATAAATTTGCCCAAGTTCCACAGTATGCATTTAAAAAAGGGGAATCGTCACAGGTGTGAGGATAAACATCATGCCACTGAAATTCTAGTAAAAATTGTGTCCTCAATTAAAATAGTTAATTCTGACTAAAGTCATAATACCTAAGCATCTCTTTTCTTACAAGCACAGAACTACTCTAAATGCTGATGAGGCCTTAAACAGCTACACAGTTGGATCCTTCTCTTATAACCAAGGGAGACAGGTAATCTTTGAGAAACAACTCCAGATGAGGAGGGAATTAATATACTTCAAACCAGGCAACTCATGCAAATTgttacaaagaaaagcttttgcaggggaaaaaggATGAGGGAAAGAACCACCATTCCAACAAAAAATAGTGTAAGTATAGTAGGGCTCCATTTAAATCTATGAGTTTaagctggaggggagagagaaggggaaaagcatcTCCTACGTATTTACATAATCACAGCTCAGGTAATTTGTGCCTTTATGCTGATGTAATGGAAGGCGAAGAGAAACCGAGTTACAGATAAGAAAGTACACTAAGAAATGCTAGATAACATTTCATATTCCTTGTTCTGAAAGTAATGGGGCATAAATTAGCCATCAGTGGAAAAAATACTTCCTACAGCCAGTATTATCTGTCTCAATGAAGAAGGATCAGTGTATTCCCCAAATAAATGCTGCACATCAGCCAACCCAGAGATACATAGTAACTCCCAACCCCTGTTCTGTATTACAAGAAGTTGCTTGAGTTCCAACAATTCTTTTGCTTTACATGTTTGAGAAATGCATTCCCCTACATCATTTATTGATCattagagagaaaaagaacaaaaaaaagtaaatgtaagtTTAAAGTCTTACAGTAATTTTTCCTTCATTCCCAAGATGCTTCTTCAGGCTATCAACTTAAAATTGATTATATAAATCCTTAGAtgtgcattaaaacaaaaaacatttttaatttataagtTTTGCTACAGGCTTTTGTTTAACTGACAAAATACACTAGGGagtgtaaaaaatatttattcaaccTAATTCAACATAACTATAATTTGCAATACTTAAAAACAAGATTTACAACAGAGTAATGACCTTCTGCCACTCAGGTGAAATCATTTTATAATCCACGCAGTATTTTTATAATTGtatttttacaatacttttaACTTCCAGAGAAGACAATGAGCTTTCCCATGGAACAAGTTTCAAACCCACTAATTTGCATCATTCAATTCTTCATGagactttaaaaaacagtaataaattgGTTGGAAATATATACAGTGAAGaccactgaaaagctgttttctcGAAATGAGGAATTCTGTAAGAAATATGTATTATATTGTTTCAAGACTATCTTACAGAAAGCAGCAACTTTCAGAAGTTGCTACTCTATTTAGAGTTCTATATAAAAGTGATCCCACTAAGACAAATATAATCAGCAGACTTACAAGATTATAGTAATTCTTCAGTTACAGCAAGAACCTCAAAAGTATTTGATACTGATTGAATGTATAATTTTCAATACCTGTATAGTTTTTGAATACTAGTTGGCCATTATATACACTTTTGTACAGTTCTAAAATATTACATCTCAGTAATTAAGAGAAACATACTATAGAAAAGGTACCATATTTTGAATTTCTTTAACATACATTATTGCAGTCAAATATGAAGTCCATTCTGCATTTACTTCATTTctggtaaaaagaaatatttacttaTGAATACTTCcactaaaagatttttttaaacttttctccaTGCATTTGACATACTAAtatgaataaggaaaaaaaaccaaacaactttgagaaaaacaaataaattgttGTTAAGAGAAAACTTAAAGTACTAAATCTAGGTTAGGTGTGGTATGACTATTAAATGGCCATATTATGTTTGTCAAAATTTAACTTCACAAAACAGTTAACTTCCATCAAAACGAAGTTTATAAATACATCAAATAACTGAAGTACTAATGTATCCCTTAGCTGGCTACTTTGAACATATTATAACAGTAAAGCTTACTGTATAAACAAACTTAGTTTATTACACATTTAAGATTTATCCTTTAGTCCTTTACAGAATGGAGCCAAGTTGTCTTAAGAGTGTCTAGCCTGCTGGTATGTACCATGCTCAGGTTAGGTACCCAAAGTGTAGTGTCACCCCGTTCCAGCCAATCCTTCCACTAGAATCCTTCCACTAGAGCTGGTATGGGCAGAAGAGAGCCTAGTCCTGGTACCAGAGCCGAGTTATGCACCCAGGTCTGGAAGTTTAGAAGGATGCCCTAATCTGTCAGTTTAAATGTAGCTTTAGTGTCCAATGTTGCTTCCTCACACTTTTACTGCTCTTTGTATTTGTATGGATCTTTACACAATCAAAAGGAACATGAAAACTGAACAAGGGCTCTAACACTTAACTACAAAATAAGCAACTGAAATTTACTTCCCCCCATGTAATTAGTTtaccatggaggaaaaaaaatgctatccAGCACCAGTTACAAAACAGTAGAAGACTCATGAGAAAATAACACTAGGCACTGCAGAAGATACAACAGGACAGTAAAAATTATCGGTAATAGTCACCTGAAAGCCATGCTAATTTCAACACCTAGTACTTAGGTGGCTAAAGCTGACATACAAGTCCTGTAGAGAGTGATctatcttctgttttctgtgaccAGTCATTTGAGTATTTTACACCCCCTGTTTGATACCAGCAAAAACCAAGGAAATCTTTATTGGCTGATGTCCCACAATTACTTCTCCTTGGTAATGACtcacatttatttcctttctaaaaaaaattcccttcaTTGTGTGAAATGCTGAACTGGATGATAGCGTGCGTATGAAAACACATATAGAAAAGGCATTTGGATATAGCCTACATTAACTACACAATTTAAATGTTCTTGTTCTGTagttgatgctttttttttttcctccattcagcATATTGGCtcaaacaaaataattcagaagcTTGTTGCCCAACAGAAATACCCAAAAATAATGAAAGCCAAGTCACATTCTTAGGTTCAGTGGTTGCTGAAAGGATTTACCCTGACAAAAGACTGCtttattatatttaaagaaaaaaaaaataggagcagCAACTTATCACAATTGTCCACTACTGTGCAGTAACGATGGAACCAATACAATATGGAAACCTGTTAGGTGAGACTGTATGACATCTGGAGATCACAGCCTTATGCTCCTTCTTGCTCAGGATAATTTAAAATTTTGCGGTGAGCTTGGCGCAAGTATTGCTGCTGTTTGAAGTAAACCTTAAAAGCTCCTTTTATAGCAACAAAAGCAATTCCACcctgaaataaaaagatattttgaaaaccTGCACAGTTCAGTGTCATATCATtgcaaatgttctttttaaaaatttctggtCGAAGAAGATTTGTTTTCCAAtcatagcattttctttttaagtgtagCTAATTAGGACAATTCCAAATGAGTACCTCAATGTTTTCTGTCACAATGCACTATTACAAAGGTTAATGTTACTTAAAGGGATTACATACTGGATCTATAAAACcttttgaaagcttttatttgcttGGAAGTCTGACaaatactctaaaaaaaaaaaaatcaaaatacatccTATTTAAAGAACAAAGTAAAATGCAGATAtctgctctcctcctttctctgaatATATACTATACATGACAGAAGGAATAATACTAATTACCATTCTATAATCAGACTGTGAAAAAGGCCACTTGCCAAAAGCAAGTGTGGAGTGAAATAAAATCTGGtttttgtaaaacaaacattttttttccagaaagttttaCAATATATTTATCTCAAGTCTTCAGAATAAGAAGAGACACTAAGAAGCCTTTAGTCTGCATAAACAGTTGTAATATCACTGTTTCTTCCATGTGGAAGAGAGGGGGTGCATAAACATGTTGGAATTGAAAACAGGGGCTGAAGTGACAGTCAGATGACCAGGGATACCACCTTACCAAACTCAGTGTGCTTTCCTGTGAAAGGCTGCAAGCCAGAGAGGTTATTCACAAAGGAAGAGATTGTCTCCTCTCTTTGTTCTCCCCCCTCCATTCAACTTCTGTGGagagtttatttttctctccttattttaATAAGTAATAAAGGGATCCTCTCAAAGAAATAGTAACAGAAGCTAATATGAAAAGGTTGATAATAAAACCCCAGTCCTCCCTTGCAGAGATTGTTCTTAGAAGATGCTGGTTACTCATCTCCATTATCACCCTTAATTACTGGTAAGGTCTGCCTAGTACAGTACCAGATACAAGTTTCAGCCTTGTCTTGAATTGAGATTAGTTTCAGTTGTAATGACAAAACCTCTCACACATGTGATGCTTGTCCACTGCCATGATAGGCAACCTTTAAAAAACCCCTTCCCTTAATCAAATGCCACTCTCAAGTTCTAGATcaatttatattcctttttactttcctccccgccccccccaacatGACACTTCATACTCCCATAGTAGAATCATTTATGAAACAAACAATACTGAATCTTACCAAGATTGTCCTTTGTAAATTTGAGTTAACACTGCTGAACATCAGCTTTCCAACTATCGTGGCAATAGTAGGGAAAACTAAAGCTCCACATAGAATACGTGTAGCAGAGACATGATCTGCCAAAGGGTTGGCCTCTGCTGGAATACGAGGAACAGGACATCCAATGCCTAAAGGGATGAgagtgggggaagaaaaggttACATAGCCACTACCTCAAATGGAACACAGAAAGCACATGAGTGCCCACCCCCCACTCCATTACAAATCTATAGCCCAATTACTTTTTGAGAACTATCCTTCTTCTCAGTGAATACTCTGTTTCCATTAAATGACTgtattcatttttactttcaagtAAGACCCATGGTTTTCAGTAGCTTATTTTGTTACTAAGGCCTTAACTGAAACCATGCTCTTGCTCCTCTTGCCCCACCTTTCTCACGAGGTACTATACAAACACAGTCTAAACAGACTGAACATAAAATAGAGTGAAGGTGTTAATCACCTCTACTTAAGAATGGTGAAAACTACTTGCCTATCCCCATCTCCTAAAGGCACAAATTCAAGCTtgatatttccttttaaatttaatcACATTACCTGGAAATATGCTGTTCAAAATCTGTAGCTTATTAGAGTATTTGCGCCACAGTCTGAGCACATAGTCCTCCCAACGAATCATCTTGCCCAATATTAGCATGACTGGGATAGTGGGAAGTCCaatcaaaagaaataaaggatCAGCTCTCTCCATGACATCAAGACCTTCTTTGTGACCCACAACCTGGTAAATATGTATATAGTTGACAAACATAACAAAGGCCACAACTGAACAAagaatgtaactttttaaaagtctAGTTTGTTTGGGGCTGCCCACACATCTTAAGTTAAACAGACGACTGTTCTACCTAACATACTCAGTTTTCCCTTTGCATCCTTGGTTGCTTATGAAGTGTAATGCAGGCAAACTACCAGCTCTAGTTTGCATATCATTAATATTGCAGAGAGCTGTAACGCAATTCGTTACCATCTCAAGAAAAGTTTCACATGCTTCTGTGTAAGTAAAAGCCTAAACATCTGAAACATCAAAATAGCATGCTTTCCAAAACGTGTAGAAGAACTTACAATTTTAGAATGATTAATTCTACACTCAGAAATTGACTAGATACTACTCTTTAAAGGATAAATTGATAGCAAGTATCTCAGgatgttttaataaaaaacttcTGTTACGTAGGAATACCTTACGCAACAGAGATCACAGTATTAAAAAGTATTGTTTCTCTAGACAATGCAGGAAGAGGAAAGCTATTTTCAACTGTAGTGGAAATAGCAGCATATCTTCACTTGtaccttatttttaaatgtggttaGTGCTACAGTTGTAAAGGACAGTCATTACTGATGTGTCTAAAACTTTCTAttggcacaaaaaaaaatcagactttgcAGTTTATAAAATGTAGGTATTAAAACATAACAGTGCCTTATGTTTTCCTTAGAAGTACAAACTTTTTATTCTAGATATGTAACTCTAATAGAgctgaggacaaaaaaaaaaaaaaagtgaaagtggTAGATATCCTCTAGAGCTGTCTCAATTTCAGAATTACTAAATGCTAGTAAAGTCCTTGAAGTGCTTCTAGAAAGAACGGGCTCTTTCATGACTTCTTCCCTAAGAATCCAGGAAGACTAAAACcactaaaataataattattacaTTTGTCAGGCACTGGATTTCCTGATGTGTTTTCACTGACTTGTTTTCCACACAAATGCAAAAAGCTACCAAGTCTTTGCTTGCACAAAAGTAGGTAGTAAGAACATGTAACAATagcaaaattttcaaaacaaaacaacaaaaaaaccccacaacaaaaaacaGTACTGCTGGAATAGGTAGGACACAGGGAAACAGCTAGGGTAACGTACCACAATACCTTTAAACTGTACTTTTTAGCCTTGCTTTGAAAACCATTCCATTTTATTCTTCTAGAACAGGAACTTACGTTCTATACCACAGCCTCTAAAAATAGGCATAACCAATATTGTTGCCGCCAAAAGATTATTCCTGCAAAAAATACTCAGCATTTGTCTTCCAGCTTGTTCACTATCTTCCACCCAAAATGTGATGTCTGACACTATCCTTTTTCTCCTTACAGTCCTTGTCAATCAAAAAAAGGCTCAATACCTTGTCTCTTCTGCTTTAGATtactatttctttctgttttcagtaaccCCATATGATTTGTTACTGACTTAGCCACACTGGAGTCACAATGTcaactctgtatttatttttctccatctgaagcttaacctttaaaaatagcttttctgcttctctctggcCCTTCAACTGAAGGAAAGGAGTCTGAAGTACAGGAAGAAACAAGTTATATTAAACCTAGCAAATCTGGGGTGACAAAAGGCGTGGAAAAGTTTCCCTCCACTCCCAGTTTAATCTCTTCCAttatatgcaaaaataaattattctcttACCCAGCGTGCCATCCATATGATCAAAAAACATTAAATCAGAGGAAAATAGCTAATTCTTCATATCTGGGATTTGACCAGCTGTCTAAACATTAGTTTAGACAGATCCTCATTtcgaaaagcaaaaaaacctacagaaaggAGCATTTTATCTTT belongs to Harpia harpyja isolate bHarHar1 chromosome 10, bHarHar1 primary haplotype, whole genome shotgun sequence and includes:
- the MARCHF5 gene encoding E3 ubiquitin-protein ligase MARCHF5 isoform X1; this translates as MSEQTGLALPQTMDRSCWVCFATDEDDRTAEWVRPCRCRGSTKWVHQTCLQRWVDEKQRGNSTARVACPQCNAEYLIVFPKLGPVVYVLDLADRLISKACPFAAAGIMVGSIYWTAVTYGAVTVMQVVGHKEGLDVMERADPLFLLIGLPTIPVMLILGKMIRWEDYVLRLWRKYSNKLQILNSIFPGIGCPVPRIPAEANPLADHVSATRILCGALVFPTIATIVGKLMFSSVNSNLQRTILGGIAFVAIKGAFKVYFKQQQYLRQAHRKILNYPEQEGA
- the MARCHF5 gene encoding E3 ubiquitin-protein ligase MARCHF5 isoform X2, encoding MAVRSCWVCFATDEDDRTAEWVRPCRCRGSTKWVHQTCLQRWVDEKQRGNSTARVACPQCNAEYLIVFPKLGPVVYVLDLADRLISKACPFAAAGIMVGSIYWTAVTYGAVTVMQVVGHKEGLDVMERADPLFLLIGLPTIPVMLILGKMIRWEDYVLRLWRKYSNKLQILNSIFPGIGCPVPRIPAEANPLADHVSATRILCGALVFPTIATIVGKLMFSSVNSNLQRTILGGIAFVAIKGAFKVYFKQQQYLRQAHRKILNYPEQEGA